In Corylus avellana chromosome ca8, CavTom2PMs-1.0, the genomic stretch CAACTTGAAAACgtgaaaaaaattcacaaattcaAAATATCATTCTTTGTATAtgtttacttaattattattatttttctttattgatcaTCAATCAAATACTTATTTAATTTGTGAACTTTGTTGCAGCCCTACCACCTCCAAACGACATACCGGTGTCTATCCTTTACAGTGTATTTATCAAAGGCCAAACGGTATTTGAATTGAGGGAGGATGACATGGAGGCTTCAAGGCTATATCCGGATTATGAATACACAACCGTCGATCAACTTCTTGATATTTTTCTCGTTAATCCCCCTAAGCCCGCAGCTGCTGCGTTTGGATGAGTTTTCAGTCGCTTTAAAGAAGAGACAGAAGGAATAAGTTCTCGAAGTTATTTGATGTTGAacaatgttaaagtattaattaaattattaaatttatcatttcctattGTTTGGTGTCATTCTCCTACACATCAAACATTTAATGGTGTCAATCCCCCATTAAACCTGTGAGACCCACCTCGCAATGCAATGTGGCAATGAGAcagaaatttttcttttaagtatGCATTATTAGTTCTACTTATTCTCATACCCACATGAAACCATGCTAAAAAATGGGCATCCCCAGCAAATGTGAAAGAGCTAATATGGTGCCCATCTACCCAACAAATCTTGAGTTGTCCACCCACTTGTTTGAACAAGCCAGCCCCATAAGGATTTTCTCATCAATCCAAATAGCAAATTGATAGAAAATCCGaatcccccaaaaaaaaaaaaaaaaaaaaatcttgtcgTGGCACCATCCATACAAGTTTGTGCTATAACTCCTGCCAATGAAGAAGATAGTAtggagaggaaaaagaaaaggtactGGAATTAAGCAGAAAGGAACAGTTGCGCAAAAGAAAGATACTACCATATATATGTAACATATGCATCAAGTTAGCTACAATAGATTGGTAGACTACATTCCAACCACCTATGCATGAGTACATGGCATGACTATGCTAATTTTGTACCAAATGAAGGAACAGATCAATCACACACATCCTGGCGACTCTCCCTGCACCAAGAAACAAGGCTATTGACATGAGGTAGAAGTGAAGTTGACAATGGCACAAAATCCTTTTCCATCTCAATTTTTCTCATCACTTGGAGCTGGAAGTCATAAGCATAAAACGATCGGTCTTCGTCCCTCTTGAAAATCATATCTCCTTTAATTCTTAAGCTCAAAAGTGGAACCATATCCAATACACAACCCATTGTGATACTATGTTGCTTTGTCCAAGATTCACCCAACCCCTTCAAGATCCAAATGTCGATTTGGTTCGCTTCCCCATGAGCGACAAAACTTATGAAACCACCCGTCTCGACAATCCGATCATGAGTTCTACTACTTTTTGGGAGTGGTACTGTATGAAACTTTTCCTTGTCCACATCCATAGACACTATGTAATCACTATGATCAATATGAGGAACCCAGTGCAAAGCTCCAATTGCTGAAACAGGCATGTaaccaaaccaaccaaagaGTCCAAAAGAAGGTCCATTCACCTCTCTCCATAATCTTGTACCAAGAATTAAGATCTCACAACTGAGAAACCCCAACTCATCTCGAAACAGGTGCGCCACTTTATATTCACCAGTAACATTGCTTAATGCAAAGCCATAAGATTCTTTATGAGGAGGATATAAAGTACCCAGAGGAAGTGCAATCAACTTCCTAGTCACAGGATTCATTACTATTAGTCCTCCTTTCTTCAGCTTGTTATCAAGCAAGATTAGACCATTGCATGTAGCCCTGATATTTCCCAAGCAACTTGCATTATATTCTACAATTTTGCTTCTTCCACCATTAATTTCCAAGTATTGGATATAAGACTTCAAAGTGGGGTCCATGATTGGCAGCCCAAAAACAGGGACGCATTCTGTCTGAAGAAATTTTGCTTCAACTGAAATGGTATTTGGTTTCTCTGGTACGATTGACGCCGAAGGAAAAGCATACaatctttctcttttaattgaTGATAGAAAGATCAAAACAGTTTCAGATCGATGTAGATGGGCATCAACAAATACAGGGCTATTAATTATGGTATGCCATGGCTTACAAACAAACCTTGACCTTTGAACAGAGTCAAGCGGAAGTCGAACGAGAATGTTTGAGATGCAATCTTTAGGAAGGTAGGGGACTAGAGcctctttttgcttctttttctcttccatGGATGATGCTCTCTCTTCCACTAATCTTAATAACCTTGCAATCTTGTTGCCCATTGGTTTGGCCATCGGGCCTTCAATGGATGGGCAaaacatgagaaaaaaataGGGATGGGGGTTCGGGGGCCATACACTATCAGTACCTTAACCTTCCaggaaaaaagattaaataaaggaagaaaaaaaaattacaatatttaaGCAATGAAGAGTGTATTAACAAGACATCTAAGCATGATAATGCcattttaaattctaaatttcaGAGATTAAACAATAATGTATCACAAAGAAGGAAAGAATAACTCAATTAGAACTTggaaaactaaaaggaaaagaaaattatattattagTATTAGAAGTACTCAGATgataatgaaaacaaatcaacGCCATATCTTGCACATTTATTGTTTCCTCTACTAAGTTAACTTTGAATTAAATGGAGTCtcaatgagtaatgctacacacactccTTAACATCacttttaaaatcgctattaaatttgtgatggaTCACTaatgaattttgatcaaatggtaccATGTCAGGAAGTGTGAAATCAGGAGTGTGTTTAACATTATTCTTACTTAATTATGgaccaaataatttatttttattgatgctGATTATTTGAAATCACACATGATTTATGTAGAATCACAAGATGGCATGAGATACTCTAGGATTAATTTTGGCAATCATAAGCAATAAATTTCAGACTTGTCAGTTAAGCAAAAACTTTTGGAACTGAAGTCCAATCTTTATACTCTACAAGTTACCCAGAAGATTTCTTTAATTATGAACCTCTGGTAGATTTTGGTCAACCCACTTTGtccaacagaaaaaaaaaaaatgcattaatcTAAACGGTCTTTGTCATGGTTTGAGATCTGCTGCAAAAAGATTGCCGAAAGTTTTACCTAATAGTAGGTGAATTCAAAATTATGAACATCATGGACTCTGTGGTAGAATGATCGCATTCTATACTAGGGATCTTCAAATGGCATCATACTGTGGTAAGGTGCAACAATtacaacaatattggaaatcCCAGTGGCTATGGTAGCAAAAAGTCAGTGACTGGAACACAATGATAGCTTTAGAGAGAATGaaaggaaagcaaaagaagtcAATCAAAGTTTGGGATATTTTAAacattcaatttcttttttttttttccttggaacCATCAAAGAATTTTCTGGCAAAAAAAATGCAGGTCGCATATACCAAATTAGAACAATTCAGTCAGACCGCTGTATAGCTATTATTACATGAGATTTAGTATGCTTGAGGTGACAAGGATACACtacctttttttgtttctttgtgacAAATACTCATTGAAGGATTCGCAATATTCATTTAGGATGAATGACACCCAATTTGGCGTTGTTTTGTGAAGCCTCTCCCCTGCTCCAACCAaaataggaaaaacaaaatacatgtATCAGATAAGGAAAGATCAAATCTTACGTGGACTTCTGTACAAGATGTGTACAGGGGTGAGTACAAGTGTAGGATTTTCCTGGTTTACATTATTTTGAAGAGCCCATAGACATATCATTACCAATtcataaggaaacaaaaatgataTGGAACAAATAGAAAGAGAAGTAGTACCAAAGGCTTCATTTGCAAGACTGCTTGCTAGTTGAAACTTCTTATATTGTAATAAATATTTCTGGTCGGCGAAACCAAAGGACAAAGAAGTTCACCAACTCCGAGAAGACAAACAGAACCATCGGAAGatcaatattttcaattttagcAGTGGCCTAAAAACTTGAGGAAGGCAGATATTCATTTCAATAAGGGCGGAAAAGGACTGTTCATACATGTTCAGATAGGTCTACATAACAGGGAAATGAATGTTTGGGTAAAATTATGGGAATGATCTGTTGGGAACAAATTACATTAGTCAACCATTGCCAAAGGGTGTCTGCTCCCAAGCCAACACTACCGCTTAAAATTCCCAATCATTTGGTCCATGAACCATATCATAAATGAGAAGCATGACTACAAAAGTAATCTCCCTATGAAAGCAGGTAGCTTGGAACCTGATATTCTCAAAAATCCTTGGACATTCTTACCTTAAAGATCAATATGCAAAGGAATTCAACCCTCATAAAACCTATGACGGAAAACTACAATGCTCACATATTCCAGAttagtttttttaaatgaaCTATAACTTTGCACTTATCATGGTTGCAGCTATAACCTTTTCTGATAAGAATTGGGATGATAAGTCATGAACAACATAGAGTATTCCCAAAAAGAGTTAAATTTCAGTCATTTGTCAAAGAAAATatctacttaaaaaaattttcaactccAATCATTAGTCAAAGGGGTAAAGGTTTTCATCATACAAGATTTCAATCTTGAAGCCTATGAGTTGATTGTAACCAAAGCTCAATCGCAGCCTCAATCAAAAGGTGGCAGATCCAATCTGTATGCCCAAAGATTAGCAATAATCCAGAAGGGGGCAGGATAAAGGAATGCATGACTTAAAGATGCATTAATAGGGTAAACAGAAAGTATTTTGATCTGAATTGCTGGATTCGTTCTCACAAGTAAGTTATGATGCCcttttggaatttaaaaatTCTGAATCAACCGCCAATTAGTAATTcctttgtagcaaggtggagggCGAGGTCGTGGGTTCAAGTCTCACCGGATGTGTATATAacttacttattaaaaaattgaattaaccACGAATTATAACCATTTTGTGCAGAGAGACAGGTTTTATGAAAATCAAACCTTTTCCATTCATCCTTCAATGTTGATGCACATTTCTTATGTCCGTACACTATTTTCATATTCACTAAGCAATTCTGACATGACCCATATAAGAATTTTCCCTCCCCAGTGACTTGAACTTTGTCCGGTACTTAACAGAAGACAGGGTTCCTTCATTTCTTTGAATCAACTTTGTCATCTTTTacttacaacaaaaaaaagtgtCGTCTTTTACATCAAAAAAATGCCTACCATTTCCTTGGTGCAAAACTTCAACGGAAACTAGAGCCAAAGAAATAGCATGGCACGTAAAAGAATCGAAGAAATTGAACAGCCTCTCCTTGATAACAAAACTCCCTTCCGAATATCATACAAATTTCCCTACAACAAATAACTTGTTCACACACCCATCCATTTCGGAGGAAAAAACAAAGACGCCCATCATGCTAACTATGAAATCTACTTTGAACCCACAAGACAGTGAGAATTAAAACACCCGAAGCAATTGTCTAATCGAAGAATACGAGGATGTTCTTGCTTTACCTGATGCTGTGTCCTGCAGACTTCTTTGCCTCTACTTCTGAGAATTTGCAATGAAACAAAACCAGAAAGCTCCGCACTTCTCTCAAGGCGATCGGTCCAACAACACTATATGTATTGTTGGTGGCGATATATTTCTTGCGAGAATTGACAGAAGAAGATTCGCATCATTCGTTGACCTTGGCTTGACTCCTCTGCTGTGTCGCTTCCTCAGCCTTCCTCTGCGCAAGAACTTTGTATAAAAGGTGCTGGATACCATCGTTTGATTCAATTTGGGCTTGCAGGCGTATTAGGCCCAATTGAGTTTATCCAAGGcccatatgttttattttagatAGTTTTCACCAAAAgaaaattcattatttattttaaaaaatgattatatTCTCAGTTAGGGCTCGTGTGGGAGtgggattttaaaaattgagtttttaaaatcgctacttttaaaaatcgcacaggcgtttggtaaaacatactaaaaattatttttttatcaattgagtgtttggataacattaacatataattgtggtttcatgaccaaattaccaataaggatgaacaagacagagaggatgaagaaaaaaaaaaaaaaaaagaaatttgatatttttttcattcccgttctaaaaaaagTAACTATTGCgcaaaatatctttttaataaaaatcatgattttgttttaaattcgcactttttcaaataaacaccctCTAATTagcttattgaaatcgcagatttttttgcgattttaaaatttacgtttttaaaatcgcaatcccaaacaccttaAAGTtacgatttagtttaaaattacagattattttttttaaaacccactcccaaacgcacccttagaAATGCATGTCAAAACTTAAGTTTCAGTGTCTTAAAGTAGTAAAACCACTTGGAATTTGAATTTATGTCCatttaaattcattttaaatctatttTAGAGTTAGATAGCGGGGCTTTTGCTGCGAAAACtcccttcttctctttctatagGTAGTCGATTTTGAGTTAAGatattctataaatagagctatttcttttttcttaagtaGTCAACTTCGGATCAATATTCCTTGCAATAACTTACCTCTTGCAACCAAGCGGATAATCGTGAGAGGTTTTCAATGTAATTCACTTATTTAAGTAAGTATTTAGTTTGCTTGAGCATATAATTGGACAAAATAGACTCGTCGAAGtctctcacaattaatatttcTCTATCggcttttaaaaatttagaagaataGTTTGTTTAGAGTAATCCTACGTATTACATAAAACATCTTATGAAGCTGTTAAGAGCATTCTCGGCAAACTTCTTATAAGGGTGTATGTTTCCTATGGGTAAAGAATATGTACAAAAAATCGTAAAAAAGGTTTTACAGTAGACTCCCTAAATAAGCCTCAACCATGAGAATCGATACAATGAAACTCAAAGTATAGGGTTTCACTATTGCAATCCTcatgattattaattttttttttttaaaaaaaaaaaaactttatctctcttctctactctctcttcttacaattctctctcttctctcctctcatttatatatatatatatatataatgtgagaaatgattaagggaagctattgaggtgtattttgacataggaaagtaaaaagtaatttaaatctttaaatataagaaaaataacgAAGAAACTGTTAAGAATGCTATGGACAAACTTTTGACATAAACtgtataaaattaaaacactcaaatatatatatatatataaaacataaatattaGTGATTTTTACTTGCACGTGCATTTCGGAGTACATATAAACGTGCAATTAGTTATATTACGATACGACAAGGGTATATGAGTACAGGAGGGTCCATCCGATACGCATCTCATCATCCTTTCAACGTCAGTAACTCGCCGTGAATGACCGATAGAATCCTATAAAGGCGAAAATGTGAAGTAGCCAAAATATGTTGGTGATAGGTGGACCAATTCTACGGAGTCTGGCTTCTTCTCGTACAAAAGGCACTCGGCTTCTTCACAGGTGAGTACCACAATTTTTCTTACTTGGGTCTCTGTGAGTATcgatctttttgtttctttttgggtttttagatTTATGGTAGGATCCAGCGGATTCTATCAAGATAAATTAGAAAATGaaccagaaaaataaaagagaaagagaaagagaagggaATGATCACTTCGAGGGGTAAGTGATGGGAGACAATTAGGATCGTTACAATTTATCTGTTTATTTGGGTGATATGTCTACTGATGGGCTTGAATACCTGGGTTGTGGCTGTTTAGCTAGCAGGAATGCTAAAATGGGAGCgtttcaataaagaaaaaacataaattgatgtttgagaaagaatatttaaatgaaatagtaaaagtgaaTATCCCAGATTTTTGGAGTTTGCTTGCTAGAGACCTCGTACATATGTCGGACTCTGACGCTCGTGCTGGTGGTCTTGTTGTAGAGGAAGCTACATATGTACAACTCTACTATGAGTATTTCTAGGCTGTGttaatgatattataattttgatgcatttgctattttaattttgttatgaaTGAA encodes the following:
- the LOC132190368 gene encoding F-box/LRR-repeat protein At2g43260-like, with the protein product MNIANPSMSICHKETKKGPMAKPMGNKIARLLRLVEERASSMEEKKKQKEALVPYLPKDCISNILVRLPLDSVQRSRFVCKPWHTIINSPVFVDAHLHRSETVLIFLSSIKRERLYAFPSASIVPEKPNTISVEAKFLQTECVPVFGLPIMDPTLKSYIQYLEINGGRSKIVEYNASCLGNIRATCNGLILLDNKLKKGGLIVMNPVTRKLIALPLGTLYPPHKESYGFALSNVTGEYKVAHLFRDELGFLSCEILILGTRLWREVNGPSFGLFGWFGYMPVSAIGALHWVPHIDHSDYIVSMDVDKEKFHTVPLPKSSRTHDRIVETGGFISFVAHGEANQIDIWILKGLGESWTKQHSITMGCVLDMVPLLSLRIKGDMIFKRDEDRSFYAYDFQLQVMRKIEMEKDFVPLSTSLLPHVNSLVSWCRESRQDVCD